Proteins from one Catenuloplanes atrovinosus genomic window:
- a CDS encoding choice-of-anchor M domain-containing protein: MLTLVSRVLLAAALAVPSPDGLSQSLDPRQEQATGPAVLEAGHVDVGPRYRDGAWTVQIHDDERVPPVWRSPDDAVIRVRDAARQAIPDDPAYRFLGEAPGTSVHVLPQTQQEGVVWLGWNTQDPGVLEHAGRGVTMNLRGVHGPGRLTVFLQSGTLGAPQVLWSTDTAYPQALWVDRNTHTHANWVFGRPGVYLVALDVTAELAGGGTATASATLRFAVGDATDPDQARAAALTLPPASPSPAAAAVAGGDAVPGWLAVLLGLAAVLLVALLIGVAVRGAAVRRRAERERGAA, translated from the coding sequence GTGTTGACACTCGTGAGCCGCGTCCTGCTGGCCGCCGCGCTGGCCGTACCGTCGCCGGACGGCCTCTCCCAGAGCCTCGACCCACGCCAGGAGCAGGCCACCGGGCCCGCCGTGCTGGAGGCCGGGCACGTCGACGTGGGACCGCGCTACCGCGACGGCGCGTGGACGGTCCAGATCCACGACGACGAGCGGGTCCCGCCGGTGTGGCGCAGCCCGGACGACGCGGTCATCCGGGTGCGCGACGCCGCGCGGCAGGCGATCCCGGACGACCCGGCGTACCGGTTCCTGGGCGAGGCGCCGGGCACGTCCGTGCACGTGCTGCCGCAGACGCAGCAGGAGGGCGTGGTGTGGCTCGGCTGGAACACCCAGGACCCGGGCGTGCTGGAGCACGCCGGGCGCGGCGTCACGATGAACCTGCGCGGCGTGCACGGGCCCGGCCGGCTGACCGTGTTCCTCCAGTCGGGCACGCTCGGCGCGCCGCAGGTGCTGTGGAGCACGGACACCGCGTACCCGCAGGCGCTCTGGGTCGACCGGAATACGCACACGCACGCGAACTGGGTGTTCGGCCGGCCCGGCGTCTACCTGGTCGCGCTGGACGTGACCGCGGAGCTGGCCGGCGGCGGCACCGCGACCGCCAGTGCCACGCTGCGCTTCGCGGTCGGCGACGCGACCGACCCCGACCAGGCCCGCGCCGCCGCGCTCACGCTGCCGCCGGCCTCGCCGTCACCGGCCGCCGCCGCGGTCGCCGGGGGCGACGCCGTGCCCGGATGGCTCGCCGTCCTGCTCGGGCTCGCCGCGGTGCTGCTGGTCGCGCTGCTGATCGGCGTGGCCGTGCGCGGCGCCGCCGTCCGCCGCCGCGCCGAACGCGAGCGGGGTGCAGCGTGA
- a CDS encoding magnesium transporter MgtE N-terminal domain-containing protein, with product MPPDRLPVVVAELTPADLARLLPAMSGDYRDRVIGMLSDAQLIGVAGKLPQEVAVGVLRVLPEEKLVAIVDRLPGPVSSALYGSLPTEVQPDVLSKMDPRQAQAAVAPHYERAVADALARANTEVLIPHSGPAGVLLVPLFGRRVAIAPRHGDDGRVAVRDAEEAAYHHRAHAALAITDVPAADDVRAYCAQARREGRSLDTALWAGDRHDGTLKKALVGLFR from the coding sequence ATGCCGCCCGACCGCCTGCCGGTGGTCGTGGCGGAGCTGACCCCGGCGGATCTGGCGCGGCTGTTGCCCGCGATGAGCGGTGACTACCGCGACCGGGTCATCGGGATGCTGTCCGACGCGCAGCTGATCGGCGTGGCCGGGAAGCTCCCCCAGGAGGTGGCGGTCGGGGTGCTGCGCGTGCTGCCGGAGGAGAAGCTGGTCGCGATCGTCGACCGGCTGCCCGGTCCGGTGTCCAGCGCGCTCTACGGCTCGCTGCCGACCGAGGTGCAGCCGGACGTGCTCTCGAAGATGGACCCCCGGCAGGCGCAGGCCGCGGTCGCGCCGCACTACGAGCGCGCGGTGGCCGACGCGCTGGCCCGGGCGAACACCGAGGTCCTGATCCCGCACTCAGGGCCGGCCGGCGTGCTGCTGGTGCCGCTGTTCGGCCGCCGGGTGGCGATCGCGCCGCGGCACGGCGACGACGGCCGGGTCGCGGTCCGGGACGCGGAGGAGGCCGCCTACCACCACCGGGCGCACGCGGCGCTGGCCATCACGGACGTGCCGGCCGCGGACGACGTGCGGGCGTACTGCGCGCAGGCGCGCCGCGAGGGCCGATCGCTGGACACCGCGCTCTGGGCCGGCGACCGGCACGACGGCACGCTGAAGAAGGCGCTGGTCGGCCTGTTCCGCTGA
- a CDS encoding ricin-type beta-trefoil lectin domain protein: MPNISLRLPRTGTGRGTAALSTALAIVVLTAAVLGWDMARADDQKITGKPVSDVQLAAVLSAAHSCPMLSSARLAGQMMAESGLNTSASGTVSGGSGIAGQDDEDWKKWAPWAGAPRTDTTASTLALAHQMCGLSGELRLAGVTGDPWRLALAAYRSGVPAVTAAGGVPEEARQYVDESAGYAAYYEDLPQFGAAGATEVVAAVAGDTPDAQPLPDEYVPFVAEAGRVCPEVTPAAVAAELMAASGFDARKIGEAGRQGVAQFRMDVWSEYAPPGASVWEPGSAIPTFGTVLCALTEELDGLGGDPYATALAAFHAGPDTVRRAGGLPDAMTRAFLGRVTDYTEYYRLDSRLGTPVAPTPGTGSPSASGSAGPSATPSATPSPTPGTPAKAAPPAATQGATNAPAPAPPPLPGQQIQNSKTKKCVDAGAATDGVIMTVTECNPTSNAGQRWDVRSDGTVRSFKTGLCLDVAWAKVDNNVKVQTAVCNGTAAQQWTIADNTLYTGLDSNYCLDLNESEAGLPVVIWWCVHHAKQSWTVKR; this comes from the coding sequence GTGCCGAACATCAGCCTCCGATTGCCGAGGACCGGTACCGGGCGGGGCACCGCGGCCCTGAGTACCGCTCTCGCGATCGTCGTTCTCACGGCGGCGGTCCTCGGCTGGGACATGGCCCGGGCGGACGATCAGAAGATCACCGGCAAGCCGGTGTCGGACGTCCAACTGGCCGCGGTCCTGAGCGCGGCACACTCCTGCCCGATGCTCAGCTCGGCCCGGCTGGCCGGCCAGATGATGGCCGAGTCGGGGCTGAACACCTCCGCCAGCGGTACGGTCTCGGGCGGCTCCGGCATCGCCGGCCAGGACGACGAGGACTGGAAGAAGTGGGCGCCGTGGGCCGGCGCGCCGCGCACCGACACCACCGCCAGCACGCTCGCGCTCGCCCACCAGATGTGCGGCCTCAGCGGTGAGCTGCGGCTGGCCGGGGTGACCGGCGACCCGTGGCGGCTGGCGCTGGCCGCGTACCGGTCGGGCGTGCCCGCGGTGACGGCGGCCGGTGGCGTCCCGGAGGAGGCGCGGCAGTACGTCGACGAGTCCGCCGGTTACGCGGCCTACTACGAGGACCTGCCGCAGTTCGGCGCCGCCGGGGCGACCGAGGTGGTGGCAGCCGTGGCGGGCGACACGCCGGACGCGCAGCCGCTGCCGGACGAGTACGTGCCGTTCGTCGCCGAGGCCGGCCGGGTCTGCCCCGAGGTGACGCCGGCCGCGGTGGCGGCGGAGCTGATGGCCGCGTCCGGGTTCGACGCGCGCAAGATCGGTGAGGCGGGGCGGCAGGGCGTCGCGCAGTTCCGGATGGACGTGTGGTCGGAGTACGCGCCGCCCGGCGCCTCCGTATGGGAGCCCGGCTCCGCGATCCCGACGTTCGGCACCGTGCTGTGCGCGCTGACCGAGGAGTTGGACGGGCTCGGCGGCGACCCGTACGCGACGGCGCTGGCCGCGTTCCACGCCGGCCCGGACACGGTGCGCCGGGCCGGTGGCCTGCCGGACGCGATGACCCGCGCGTTTCTGGGCAGGGTCACCGACTACACCGAGTACTACCGGCTGGACTCGCGGCTGGGCACGCCGGTGGCGCCGACGCCGGGCACCGGCTCCCCGTCCGCGAGCGGCAGTGCCGGCCCGTCCGCGACGCCGTCCGCGACGCCCAGCCCGACGCCGGGCACGCCGGCCAAGGCGGCCCCGCCGGCCGCGACGCAGGGCGCGACGAACGCGCCGGCGCCGGCGCCGCCGCCACTGCCCGGGCAGCAGATCCAGAACTCGAAGACGAAGAAGTGCGTCGACGCCGGCGCGGCCACGGACGGCGTGATCATGACGGTTACGGAGTGCAACCCGACGTCCAACGCGGGACAGCGCTGGGACGTCCGCTCCGACGGCACGGTCCGCTCGTTCAAGACCGGCCTCTGCCTGGACGTGGCGTGGGCCAAGGTGGACAACAACGTGAAGGTGCAGACCGCGGTCTGCAACGGCACGGCCGCACAGCAGTGGACGATCGCCGACAACACCCTCTACACCGGACTGGACAGCAACTACTGCCTGGACCTGAACGAGAGCGAGGCCGGGCTGCCGGTCGTCATCTGGTGGTGCGTCCACCACGCCAAGCAGTCCTGGACCGTCAAGAGGTGA
- a CDS encoding sensor histidine kinase encodes MTKRPDTRAAQAKGGRQQSISRRVIRLVLIPSVVALVLALAGAGYLVFNGYYARAVATSVREVSIPAATALANVQRERRLSIDFAAQADGAAAPDLQEQRARTDAALAEMRTSADTALAIAPRSITTRWDDLVARLDQLPQQRSAIDYRATSRDKVTDYYDGILDAATALFDEQARVVPAKDGALGGITATETFRVSDLMSRSGSIISSAYGARSLTPEEHREFVGLLGAYHGELDEAAESLEPAAKERYDALLKSDAWSRLIAAENELIAAGPWGDTVPPGLRVDAAAWDAVTTQVSDGLLDLSITQADAVSARTLGDANTTLITALLVSLAAILVAVAAIVWAVRQSRILVDRALSVRLEQLGRDAATMVDKRLPEMMERLRRREKIDTHVELASRDYGQDEIGRLADVLNRSLNAAVGAAVDEAATRAAGTAMLMGVARRPQRPLQRGLRTIEELQNKLGDEEVLAELFDVNHQLAQTRRFLENLVILAGGQIGRRFHRPVPLRRVLLGAIAETQKYRRVTLRNTPDLSLAAAAVAGTTHLLAELLDNALTFSPPESEVFISCGQASHGVVIEIEDAGVGMPHDALQKANAMLADAPTPDVTALRDGAQVGLWVVAELAKRGGIQVSLRTSAYGGLMAIVLLPTRLILTAPDAAATPPATRERMTPPAAVPPAVPRRAPEPAAAPAPQTPATTAAPVAVAEPPMDDSYPTAEMPAIKDGIPAVGGQTIAPTHAPPTPRAASRPPLPVRRPQEHLAQQLREEPPGPVAEPQAPDTTRSPEQARSRLSQYQRGWKAGRSAEGDGPRTDGDRKA; translated from the coding sequence GTGACCAAGCGACCCGACACCAGAGCCGCTCAGGCGAAGGGCGGACGACAGCAGTCGATCAGCCGGCGGGTCATCCGGCTCGTCCTCATCCCCAGCGTCGTGGCGCTGGTCCTGGCCCTGGCCGGCGCCGGATACCTCGTCTTCAACGGCTACTACGCCCGCGCGGTCGCCACCAGCGTGCGCGAGGTCTCCATCCCGGCTGCCACCGCGCTGGCCAACGTGCAGCGGGAACGGCGGCTGAGCATCGACTTCGCCGCGCAGGCCGACGGCGCCGCCGCGCCGGACCTCCAGGAGCAGCGCGCCCGCACCGACGCCGCGCTGGCGGAGATGCGGACCAGTGCCGACACCGCGCTGGCGATCGCGCCTCGCTCGATCACCACCCGGTGGGACGACCTGGTCGCCCGGCTGGACCAGCTGCCGCAGCAGCGCAGCGCGATCGACTACCGGGCCACGTCGCGGGACAAGGTCACCGACTACTACGACGGCATTCTGGACGCGGCCACCGCACTCTTCGACGAGCAGGCCCGGGTGGTGCCGGCCAAGGACGGCGCGCTCGGCGGCATCACGGCCACCGAGACGTTCCGCGTCTCCGACCTGATGTCCCGGTCCGGCTCGATCATCTCCAGCGCGTACGGTGCGCGGTCGCTGACGCCGGAGGAGCACCGCGAGTTCGTCGGCCTGCTCGGTGCGTACCACGGCGAGCTGGACGAGGCGGCCGAGAGCCTGGAGCCGGCCGCCAAGGAGCGGTACGACGCACTGCTCAAGAGCGACGCCTGGTCCCGCCTGATCGCCGCGGAGAACGAGCTGATCGCGGCCGGGCCGTGGGGCGACACCGTGCCGCCCGGGCTGCGCGTGGACGCCGCCGCGTGGGACGCGGTCACCACCCAGGTCTCGGACGGGCTGCTCGACCTCTCGATCACCCAGGCCGACGCGGTCTCCGCGCGCACGCTCGGCGACGCCAACACCACGCTGATCACCGCGCTGCTGGTGAGCCTCGCCGCGATCCTGGTCGCGGTCGCCGCGATCGTCTGGGCCGTCCGCCAGTCCCGCATCCTGGTCGACCGCGCGCTGTCGGTGCGCCTGGAGCAGCTCGGCCGGGACGCGGCCACGATGGTCGACAAGCGACTTCCGGAGATGATGGAGCGGCTGCGCCGCCGGGAGAAGATCGACACGCACGTGGAGCTGGCCAGCCGCGACTACGGCCAGGACGAGATCGGCCGGCTCGCGGACGTGCTGAACCGGTCGCTGAACGCGGCGGTCGGCGCGGCCGTCGACGAGGCCGCCACCCGTGCCGCCGGTACCGCGATGCTGATGGGCGTCGCCCGCCGCCCGCAGCGCCCGCTGCAACGCGGCCTGCGCACCATCGAGGAGCTGCAGAACAAGCTCGGCGACGAGGAGGTGCTCGCGGAGCTGTTCGACGTCAACCACCAGCTCGCGCAGACCCGTCGCTTCCTGGAGAACCTGGTCATCCTCGCCGGTGGGCAGATCGGCCGCCGGTTCCACCGGCCGGTGCCGCTGCGCCGCGTGCTGCTCGGCGCGATCGCGGAGACGCAGAAGTACCGCCGGGTCACGCTGCGCAACACGCCGGACCTGTCGCTGGCCGCGGCCGCGGTCGCCGGCACCACGCACCTGCTGGCCGAGCTGCTGGACAACGCGCTGACGTTCTCGCCGCCGGAGTCCGAGGTCTTCATCAGCTGCGGCCAGGCCAGCCACGGCGTGGTCATCGAGATCGAGGACGCCGGCGTCGGCATGCCGCACGACGCGCTGCAGAAGGCGAACGCGATGCTCGCGGACGCGCCCACGCCCGACGTGACCGCGCTGCGTGACGGCGCCCAGGTCGGTCTCTGGGTCGTCGCGGAGCTGGCCAAGCGCGGCGGCATCCAGGTCTCGCTGCGCACCAGCGCGTACGGCGGCCTGATGGCGATCGTGCTGTTGCCCACCCGCCTGATCCTGACCGCACCGGACGCGGCCGCCACGCCGCCGGCCACCCGCGAGCGGATGACCCCGCCCGCGGCCGTGCCGCCGGCCGTGCCGCGCCGCGCGCCCGAGCCCGCCGCGGCACCGGCGCCGCAGACCCCCGCGACCACGGCGGCCCCGGTGGCCGTGGCGGAACCGCCGATGGACGACTCGTACCCGACCGCCGAGATGCCGGCGATCAAGGACGGGATCCCCGCCGTAGGAGGTCAGACGATCGCACCCACGCACGCACCGCCGACGCCCCGGGCCGCGTCCCGCCCGCCGCTGCCGGTCCGCCGCCCGCAGGAGCACCTCGCGCAGCAGCTGCGCGAGGAGCCTCCGGGCCCGGTGGCCGAGCCGCAGGCACCGGATACCACCCGCTCGCCGGAGCAGGCCCGTTCCCGCCTCTCGCAGTACCAGCGAGGCTGGAAGGCCGGTCGCTCCGCCGAGGGGGACGGACCTCGTACCGACGGAGACAGGAAAGCCTGA
- a CDS encoding anchored repeat-type ABC transporter permease subunit: MSPLDFLADLVNPDLAFLPKALAIAVMSAIMCGVVGCYVVLRGMAFIGDAVAHAVFPGLAVAFLFSGSLVLGGITAGVLTALLVALFSQNRRVREDSVIGVFFVAAFALGIVIISRAPGYAGSLQQFLFGSITGIPDRDLLVVGGTGLFLLLAVALLHKEFVAVTLDREMARALGLRVLPLDLTLYVLVTLAVVMAVQTIGNILVLALLVTPAATARLLTDRLAAMMVLAPAIGAGSAVVGLYLSWSWDLPVGGTVVLVLTAAFLLAFLLAPRHGALTRLARARL; this comes from the coding sequence ATGTCGCCGCTGGACTTCCTCGCCGACCTGGTCAACCCCGACCTGGCGTTCCTGCCGAAGGCGCTGGCGATCGCGGTCATGTCGGCGATCATGTGCGGCGTGGTCGGCTGCTACGTGGTGCTGCGCGGCATGGCGTTCATCGGCGACGCGGTGGCGCACGCGGTGTTCCCCGGCCTGGCCGTGGCATTCCTGTTCTCCGGCAGCCTGGTGCTCGGCGGCATCACGGCCGGCGTGCTCACCGCGCTGCTCGTCGCGCTCTTCTCGCAGAACCGGCGGGTCCGCGAGGACTCGGTCATCGGCGTCTTCTTCGTGGCCGCGTTCGCGCTCGGCATCGTGATCATCTCGCGCGCGCCCGGGTACGCCGGTTCGCTGCAACAGTTCCTGTTCGGCTCGATCACCGGCATCCCGGACCGGGACCTGCTCGTGGTCGGCGGCACCGGCCTGTTCCTGCTGCTCGCGGTCGCGCTGCTGCACAAGGAGTTCGTCGCGGTGACGCTGGACCGGGAGATGGCCCGCGCGCTCGGCCTGCGCGTGCTCCCGCTCGACCTGACGCTCTACGTGCTGGTCACGCTGGCGGTGGTGATGGCGGTGCAGACCATCGGCAACATCCTGGTGCTCGCGCTGCTGGTCACGCCCGCGGCCACGGCCCGCCTGCTCACCGACCGGCTGGCCGCGATGATGGTGCTGGCGCCGGCGATCGGCGCCGGATCCGCGGTGGTGGGCCTCTACCTGTCCTGGTCCTGGGATCTGCCGGTGGGCGGCACCGTCGTGCTGGTGCTGACCGCGGCCTTCCTGCTCGCCTTCCTGCTGGCGCCGCGCCACGGCGCGCTCACCCGGCTGGCCCGGGCCCGCCTCTAG
- a CDS encoding GTP-binding protein: protein MNRTSAKVVVAGGFGTGKTTLVGSVSEIAPLTTEEVLTAPSEGVDDLTGIESKNKTTVALDFGRITVNSDVVLYLFGTPGQDRFWFIWDELAVGAIGAIVLVDTRRLDASFPAIDYFERRRIPFVAAVNMFFGECPYTEDEIREALKLTQGVPLVWCDARDRQSSKQALIALVKHAMTRLPASTRV, encoded by the coding sequence GTGAATCGCACATCAGCCAAGGTGGTGGTCGCGGGCGGGTTCGGCACCGGCAAGACCACGCTCGTCGGCTCGGTCAGCGAGATCGCGCCGCTGACCACGGAGGAGGTGCTGACCGCGCCGAGTGAGGGCGTGGACGACCTGACCGGCATCGAGAGCAAGAACAAGACCACGGTCGCGCTCGACTTCGGCCGGATCACCGTCAACTCCGACGTGGTGCTCTACCTGTTCGGCACGCCGGGCCAGGACCGCTTCTGGTTCATCTGGGACGAGCTGGCGGTCGGGGCGATCGGCGCGATCGTGCTGGTCGACACGCGGCGGCTGGACGCCAGCTTCCCCGCGATCGACTACTTCGAGCGGCGGCGCATCCCGTTCGTGGCCGCGGTGAACATGTTCTTCGGTGAGTGCCCGTACACCGAGGACGAGATCCGCGAGGCGCTCAAGCTGACCCAGGGCGTGCCGCTGGTCTGGTGCGACGCCCGCGATCGCCAGTCCAGCAAGCAGGCGCTGATCGCGCTGGTCAAGCACGCGATGACCCGCCTCCCGGCGAGTACCCGCGTCTAA
- a CDS encoding roadblock/LC7 domain-containing protein, with protein MDPTSQNDLTWMLDELVAVPDVLHAVVLSADGLIIQKSTALQQDAAELLAAGASSLHSVAAGTGRRFESGPVGQVIVEYQGHTLFVAAAGPHARLAVLCGQDVDMGTVAYEMGRLVTRIGQYLGTTLRVPQGAA; from the coding sequence ATGGACCCGACATCGCAGAACGATCTCACCTGGATGCTCGACGAGCTGGTGGCGGTCCCCGACGTGCTCCACGCGGTGGTTCTGAGCGCGGACGGCCTGATCATCCAGAAGTCCACCGCGCTCCAGCAGGACGCCGCGGAGCTGCTCGCGGCCGGCGCGTCCTCGCTGCACAGCGTGGCGGCCGGGACCGGGCGGCGGTTCGAGAGCGGGCCGGTCGGTCAGGTGATCGTGGAGTACCAGGGCCACACCCTGTTCGTGGCGGCGGCCGGTCCGCACGCGCGCCTCGCGGTGCTGTGCGGCCAGGACGTGGACATGGGCACGGTCGCCTACGAGATGGGCCGCCTGGTCACCCGCATCGGTCAGTACCTCGGCACGACCCTCCGCGTACCCCAGGGCGCCGCCTAA
- a CDS encoding anchored repeat-type ABC transporter ATP-binding subunit: protein MRLGGRVALEDVTMSVAGGEFAALLGPNGAGKTTLLRAALGLLPLAGGRTTITNPGYVPQRHEFAWDFPASVQDVVLSGLVRRIGLFRRPRVAHWTAVWDALDRVRLADLRTRPVGELSGGQRQRVLVARALALDPAVLLLDEPFTGLDMPSQEVLTELFTTIARERAVLMATHDLAAAAYTCDRLILINRTVVAAAPPGDLRDREVWMRAFQVGAESHLLKALGV, encoded by the coding sequence GTGCGGCTGGGCGGCCGCGTCGCGCTGGAGGACGTCACCATGAGCGTCGCCGGCGGCGAGTTCGCCGCGCTGCTCGGCCCGAACGGCGCCGGCAAGACCACGCTGCTGCGCGCCGCGCTCGGCCTGCTGCCGCTGGCCGGTGGCCGGACCACGATCACCAATCCGGGGTACGTACCGCAGCGGCACGAGTTCGCCTGGGACTTCCCCGCCTCCGTGCAGGACGTGGTGCTCAGCGGCCTGGTCCGGCGGATCGGCCTGTTCCGCCGCCCGCGCGTGGCGCACTGGACCGCGGTCTGGGACGCGCTCGACCGGGTGCGGCTCGCCGACCTGCGCACCCGGCCGGTCGGCGAGCTCTCCGGCGGGCAGCGGCAGCGCGTGCTGGTCGCCCGCGCGCTGGCGCTGGACCCGGCCGTGCTGCTGCTGGACGAGCCGTTCACCGGCCTGGACATGCCCTCCCAGGAGGTGCTGACCGAGCTGTTCACCACGATCGCGCGGGAACGGGCGGTGCTGATGGCCACGCACGACCTGGCCGCCGCGGCGTACACCTGCGATCGGCTCATTCTCATCAACCGCACCGTGGTGGCCGCGGCTCCCCCGGGGGACTTGCGCGACCGCGAGGTGTGGATGCGCGCGTTCCAGGTCGGCGCGGAGAGTCACCTGCTCAAGGCGCTGGGGGTCTGA
- a CDS encoding anchored repeat ABC transporter, substrate-binding protein, with protein MRTTIAAVAALAAGALSACAAPPAFTGDEDRVQVVTTTGILADLVRNVGGDRVLVDSLVPDDADPHGYEPTLRDVRNTVYADVAFSNYLMLEPAAVIKALDANLRDGVPNISLAEGATKYAAEIIPLVENVSLDTIWLGLRARGTGAEYGVTRSSDVRLTATRADGPGRLLAYLTGSFGAPEIVFDSAERQGTVVLPADAHTHMSWAFTEPGVYRLTVRADLAIAADSGTVPLGENTFTFAVGVDPHSVPGMAGADVLGHGHADLTADIDTGELYLYADPHEGGAAHQHRYDPARTVIEVPAKAYQEIPGGTAFRFLGRAGERVYQLPQAVLGRHVHGEIDPHLWQDVGNAMAYTELIRDTLIGADPAGTGTYRQNADRYLRELTALDAYLAGTIASIPASRRYLVTTHDAFAYLAAAYGIPVAGFVTPNPATEPSLADRRKLTETLRTLRIPAVFLEPNLRARSSTLTEVAREQGVAVCDIYGDAFDDRITTYLAMMRFNADSLHRCLS; from the coding sequence ATGAGAACGACGATCGCGGCCGTCGCGGCGCTCGCGGCGGGCGCGCTGAGCGCGTGCGCGGCGCCGCCCGCGTTCACCGGCGACGAGGACCGGGTGCAGGTGGTCACCACCACCGGCATCCTCGCGGACCTGGTCCGCAACGTCGGCGGCGACCGCGTGCTGGTCGACTCGCTGGTGCCGGACGACGCGGACCCGCACGGCTACGAGCCGACGCTGCGCGACGTGCGCAACACCGTCTACGCGGACGTGGCGTTCAGCAACTACCTGATGCTCGAACCGGCCGCCGTGATCAAGGCGCTGGACGCGAACCTGCGCGACGGCGTCCCGAACATCTCGCTGGCCGAGGGCGCCACGAAGTACGCCGCCGAGATCATCCCGCTGGTGGAGAACGTCTCGCTCGACACGATCTGGCTGGGCCTGCGCGCCCGCGGCACGGGCGCGGAGTACGGCGTCACCCGCTCCTCGGACGTGCGGCTCACCGCCACCCGCGCGGACGGGCCCGGCCGCCTCCTCGCCTACCTGACCGGTTCGTTCGGCGCCCCCGAGATCGTCTTCGACTCCGCGGAACGGCAGGGCACGGTCGTGTTGCCCGCCGACGCGCACACGCACATGAGCTGGGCGTTCACCGAGCCGGGCGTGTACCGGCTGACGGTGCGCGCGGACCTGGCGATCGCGGCCGACTCCGGCACCGTGCCGCTGGGCGAGAACACGTTCACGTTCGCGGTCGGCGTCGACCCGCACAGCGTGCCCGGCATGGCCGGCGCGGACGTGCTCGGCCACGGGCACGCGGACCTCACCGCGGACATCGACACCGGCGAGCTGTACCTCTACGCGGACCCGCACGAGGGCGGCGCGGCGCACCAGCACCGGTACGACCCGGCGCGCACCGTGATCGAGGTGCCGGCCAAGGCGTACCAGGAGATCCCGGGCGGCACCGCGTTCCGCTTCCTCGGCCGCGCCGGCGAGCGCGTCTACCAGCTGCCGCAGGCGGTGCTCGGCCGGCACGTGCACGGCGAGATCGACCCGCACCTGTGGCAGGACGTGGGCAACGCGATGGCGTACACCGAGCTGATCCGGGACACCCTGATCGGCGCGGACCCGGCCGGGACCGGCACCTACCGCCAGAACGCGGACCGCTACCTGCGCGAGCTGACCGCGCTCGACGCCTACCTCGCCGGGACGATCGCGTCGATCCCGGCGTCCCGGCGGTACCTGGTCACCACGCACGACGCGTTCGCCTACCTGGCCGCGGCGTACGGCATCCCGGTCGCCGGATTCGTCACGCCCAACCCGGCGACCGAACCGAGCCTCGCGGACCGCCGCAAGCTCACCGAGACGCTGCGGACGCTGCGCATCCCGGCCGTGTTCCTGGAGCCGAACCTGCGCGCCCGCTCGTCCACGCTGACCGAGGTCGCGCGCGAACAGGGCGTGGCGGTCTGCGACATCTACGGCGACGCGTTCGACGACCGGATCACCACGTACCTGGCGATGATGCGCTTCAACGCGGACTCGCTCCACCGCTGTCTCTCCTAG
- a CDS encoding DUF742 domain-containing protein — MPDETWYGDDGEPGGRLVPLYMLVNGRTTPRNTSLNLATQVTALPVDTSALEPEYREIIACCTGWISVAELAAYLNKQLTVVKLLVDVLLERGFLALGDPAERTVTDYRLLETILDRLQRL, encoded by the coding sequence ATGCCGGACGAGACCTGGTACGGAGACGACGGCGAGCCCGGTGGCCGGCTGGTCCCGCTCTACATGCTGGTCAACGGGCGGACCACGCCGCGCAACACCAGTCTGAACCTGGCCACCCAGGTGACCGCGCTGCCGGTGGACACGTCCGCGCTGGAGCCGGAGTACCGGGAGATCATCGCCTGCTGCACCGGCTGGATCTCCGTCGCCGAGCTCGCCGCGTACCTCAACAAGCAGCTCACCGTGGTGAAGCTGCTGGTGGACGTGCTGCTCGAGCGCGGCTTCCTGGCGCTCGGCGATCCGGCGGAGCGCACCGTGACCGACTACCGGCTCCTGGAAACCATCCTCGACCGGCTTCAGCGCCTCTAG